One Streptosporangium sp. NBC_01495 DNA window includes the following coding sequences:
- a CDS encoding cold-shock protein: MAVGTILRFDEVRGYGFIAAVGGGEDVFFHANDFGESRHVVQPGMRVEYEVMEGERGLKVSTVSLLDPPPARRPVTAVAPTATVSSQQLGDDDGVCDVLSAKSFSGAVTELLIEHAPTLTGAQIGQVRHRFLAFARSHGWVDD; this comes from the coding sequence GTGGCAGTCGGTACGATCCTTCGTTTCGACGAGGTGCGCGGGTACGGTTTCATCGCCGCTGTCGGCGGGGGCGAGGATGTGTTCTTCCACGCCAACGACTTCGGTGAGAGCAGGCATGTCGTCCAGCCCGGTATGCGGGTGGAGTACGAGGTGATGGAGGGCGAGCGCGGCCTGAAGGTCTCGACCGTCAGCCTTCTGGATCCGCCGCCGGCCCGGCGGCCGGTCACGGCCGTGGCTCCCACGGCCACCGTCTCCTCGCAGCAACTCGGCGACGACGACGGTGTGTGCGACGTGTTGTCGGCGAAGTCCTTCAGCGGGGCGGTGACCGAGCTGCTCATCGAGCACGCGCCCACGCTGACGGGCGCGCAGATCGGGCAGGTCAGGCACCGTTTCCTGGCGTTCGCCCGGTCCCACGGCTGGGTCGACGACTGA
- a CDS encoding threo-3-hydroxy-L-aspartate ammonia-lyase, translating to MSQSPTSPTYDDVLSAAARIAPRAHRTPVLSSRRINEIVGADVVFKCENFQRMGAFKFRGAFNALSRFTPEQRRSGVVTYSSGNHAQAIALAAGLLDIPATIIMPHDAPASKVAATEGYGGKVIRYDRYTGHREEIGRALAADRGLTLIPPYDHPHVIAGQGTAAKELFDEVGDLDALFVPLGGGGLLSGTALSARALSPGCALYGVEPEAGDDGRRSLRQGSIVQIDTPKTIADGAQTQQLGTHTFEIIRREVDDIVTATDADLVDAMKLFGSAMKIVVEPTGCLGLAAVRGLAAQLGGKRVGVIVSGGNVDLDRYASLLAS from the coding sequence ATGTCCCAGTCACCGACGTCACCGACCTACGACGACGTCCTGAGCGCCGCCGCCCGCATCGCGCCGCGGGCCCACCGCACCCCCGTGCTGAGCTCACGCAGGATCAACGAGATCGTCGGCGCCGACGTGGTGTTCAAGTGCGAGAACTTCCAGCGGATGGGGGCCTTCAAGTTCCGCGGCGCGTTCAACGCGCTGTCGCGGTTCACCCCCGAGCAGCGGCGCTCCGGTGTGGTCACCTACTCCTCGGGCAACCACGCCCAGGCGATCGCCCTGGCCGCCGGGCTGCTCGACATCCCGGCCACGATCATCATGCCGCACGACGCACCGGCCTCGAAGGTGGCCGCCACCGAGGGGTACGGCGGGAAGGTCATCCGCTACGACCGCTACACCGGGCACCGGGAGGAGATCGGCCGCGCGCTGGCCGCCGACCGCGGTCTCACGCTGATCCCGCCGTACGACCACCCCCACGTGATCGCCGGTCAGGGCACCGCCGCCAAGGAGCTGTTCGACGAGGTCGGGGACCTCGACGCGCTCTTCGTACCCCTGGGCGGAGGCGGGCTGCTCTCCGGTACGGCGCTGTCGGCCCGCGCGCTGTCACCCGGCTGCGCGCTGTACGGCGTCGAGCCGGAGGCGGGCGACGACGGGCGGCGGTCGCTGCGCCAGGGCTCCATCGTCCAGATCGACACGCCGAAGACCATCGCCGACGGCGCGCAGACCCAGCAACTGGGCACCCACACGTTCGAGATCATCCGCCGCGAGGTCGACGACATCGTCACCGCCACCGACGCCGATCTCGTCGACGCCATGAAGCTCTTCGGATCCGCCATGAAGATCGTCGTCGAGCCCACCGGATGCCTCGGCCTGGCCGCCGTCCGCGGCCTCGCCGCCCAGCTGGGCGGGAAACGGGTCGGTGTGATCGTCAGCGGGGGCAACGTCGACCTCGACCGCTACGCGTCACTGCTGGCCTCGTGA